The following coding sequences lie in one Gadus macrocephalus chromosome 1, ASM3116895v1 genomic window:
- the LOC132464610 gene encoding uncharacterized protein LOC132464610 has protein sequence MVKILVAHMASEHGTSPSRRVKEDYAKGITALFPYLADPQGTLGYEHYYNPVDGGGFLAWRVKTLQKEASEGQQKRNPQPLTGGPDSGDRTPFSKENQLTTETQCCEAIALMKHTTDEAIIKEKMKQTFIHRQEMVHDPVKSSEIFTTFPRFLDITGMIVQDFSLMFGDDISAKFLEKWPTHYRQKVLEQTRGLTQTSDLEDLLHNAESTTEELEDGWDSEMSSILLLIHLMPPSPHGRNKRPGKLSARQAIDHLVKFIKTGTSIEGHLDSITESRQPYLLAVGTKRSATHKYFIVIDKHAIPCQSPDCLASFDELFKAHFVFATSYNRDLANVYHFLQTAVYQIDTATTKVNPRVKEMRARMLH, from the exons ATGGTGAAGATATTGGTTGCACACATGGCGAGTGAACATGG GACGAGCCCTTCAAGGCGTGTTAAAGAGGACTACGCAAAGGGCATCACTGCCTTGTTTCCATACCTGGCCGATCCCCAGGGCACTTTGGGCTAT GAGCATTATTACAATCCAGTAGATGGGGGTGGATTTCTTGCATGGAGAGTGAAAACGCTTCAAAAAGAAGCCTCGGAGGGACAACAGAAAAGAAACCCTCAGCCACTGACAG GTGGTCCAGATTCTGGTGACAGAACCCCCTTCAGTAAGGAAAATCAGCTAACCACAGAAACCCAGTGTTGCGAGGCCATCGCTCTCATGAAGCATACAACTGATGAAGCAATCATCAAGGAGAAGATGAAACAGACCTTCATCCATCGCCAAGAAATGGTTCATGACCCAGTGAAGTCCTCTGAAATATTCACCACCTTTCCAAGATTTCTTGACATCACGGGAATG ATAGTGCAGGATTTCAGTCTGATGTTTGGTGATGACATCTCTGCAAAGTTCCTGGAGAAGTGGCCTACTCACTACAGGCAGAAAGTCCTTGAACAAACCCGTGGCCTCACCCAGACAAGCGACCTTGAAGATCTCCTTCATAACGCTGAATCCACAACAGAAGAACTGGAAGATG gatgggacagtgaGATGTCCTCCATCTTGCTCCTTATCCACCTCATGCCACCATCACCTCATGGCCGCAACAAGAGACCAGGAAAGCTCTCTGCCAGACAAGCCATTGACCACCTTGTGAAATTCATCAAG ACTGGGACCAGTATTGAAGGGCATCTGGACAGCATCACAGAGAGCCGTCAACCCTATCTACTGGCTGTGGGAACCAAGAGGAGCGCCACACACAAATATTTCATTGTTATCGACAAACATGCAATCCCGTGTCAGTCACCAGATTGTCTTGCCTCTTTTGACGAGCTTTTTAAAGCTCATTTCGTCTTCGCTACCTCGTACAACAGGGATCTGGCCAATGTCTACCACTTCTTGCAAACCGCAGTTTATCAGATTGATACTGCTACCACCAAGGTGAATCCCAGGGTCAAAGAGATGAGAGCTCGGATGCTGCACTGA